Proteins from a genomic interval of Zingiber officinale cultivar Zhangliang chromosome 2A, Zo_v1.1, whole genome shotgun sequence:
- the LOC122041713 gene encoding UBP1-associated proteins 1C-like produces MVWFQCEDCGENLKKPKLPNHFRVCSAYKLSCIDCGKTFDQNSVQSHTQCISEAEKYGPKDQGKASQNTPAKPEKPKRNAEVDVNVGLSIRPPWFCSLCNTTTTSKQTLLLHADGKKHRAKAKAYHASRNQSSQTVVSASNKEVSGDKPFASSDGSNNMKNEDKPEDESVSCKLVAEVKNGSLEQRKIKDDASEFTNGEVIQAGETEKADKQPKKRKHPGDQDKQSKSKQDSTHKIKWKKFVTSTLKSIPDQTMKIKKLQRIVIKMAQESGASEEEEQLQAKLMDKINSSSRFVVDNKKIKLVIKAEES; encoded by the exons ATGGTTTGGTTTCAGTGCGAGGACTGCGGGGAAAATCTGAAGAAGCCTAAGCTGCCCAATCACTTCCGAGTCTGCTCCGCCTACAAG CTGTCGTGCATTGATTGCGGAAAGACGTTCGACCAAAACAGCGTGCAGAGCCATACGCAGTGCATATCGGAAGCA GAGAAATACGGTCCTAAAGACCAGGGAAAAGCTTCACAAAATACACCAGCTAAGCCTGAGAAGCCCAAGCGAAATGCAGAGGTCGATGTTAATGTTGGTTTGTCAATCCGTCCTCCTTGGTTCTGTAG CCTTTGCAATACAACTACTACCAGCAAGCAGACTTTACTGCTCCATGCTGATGGCAAGAAGCACAGGGCAAAAGCAAAAGCTTACCATGCTTCTCGTAATCAATCTTCTCAGACTGTAGTATCAGCTTCAAACAAGGAGGTGTCTGGCGACAAACCATTTGCCAGTTCtgatggatcaaataatatgaaaaATGAAGATAAACCGGAGGATGAATCAGTCAGTTGCAAATTGGTTGCAGAAGTGAAAAACGGAAGTTTGGAGCAAAGAAAGATAAAAGATGATGCAAGTGAATTTACTAATGGTGAAGTAATACAAGCAGGAGAAACAGAAAAAGCAGATAAACAACCAAAGAAAAGGAAGCATCCTGGAGATCAAGATAAGCAATCTAAGAGTAAACAAGATTCCACTCATAAAATCAAGTGGAAGAAATTTGTAACTTCTACCCTTAAGTCG ATTCCAGATCAAACGATGAAGATTAAAAAATTGCAAAGGATTGTGATTAAGATGGCCCAAGAATCTGGTGCctctgaagaagaggaacaacttCAGGCGAAGTTAATGGACAAG ATAAATTCAAGCTCTCGCTTTGTGGTTGACAACAAGAAAATCAAGTTGGTTATCAAGGCTGAGGAGTCATGA